Proteins encoded within one genomic window of Corvus hawaiiensis isolate bCorHaw1 chromosome 9, bCorHaw1.pri.cur, whole genome shotgun sequence:
- the CC2D1B gene encoding coiled-coil and C2 domain-containing protein 1B isoform X2: MNYLNCNHSELQQTLEGRIADYRTAISNAKESGESAKIRRYERGLKTLETMLAAVKKGKKINEEEVPPPVATGKSSSCVPQAMGAELENSGDSPENKAESAADDEQKASPEAREHLESESLQGRADPTVETDPQHSSTRAILLMRQKEYKLAALKAKQQGDLEKAKEYMKTGKKFNVVLEALDSGQPIDLQNMPPSPQDLESLGHVQDASKQKVPARVGSSQDLATPEPQTQEASESLKQPKTVLEALQQRLEKYRAAAAQAKASGDDRKGRMHERIAKQYQDAIRAHKAGRKVNFSELPVPPGFPPLPGVAATDGGSTIAAVLESASKLANMEENDEEEENEPLTQAPVAKKPTQVVKPTPVPSAAAQESSPEHLKRAASPSTLDKAESMDHLPPAVREQLEFLENRKKQYLKAAIKAKRENHLEQAKTYLRTAKGLDLKIGQAKSGKTVDISKLPSPPTDDEGDFIFVHHEDVRLSQKADEVYAQLVKLLKDQHERCLQYSKQFMHLGNVAETTRFEKLAQGCKKDMEILQLARAQGMDPPSHHFEERTFKIIRIFSDLNSTEMHLLIVRGINLPAPPGVSPRDLDAFVKFEFQYPSAEQPQKSKTPVINNNNCPEYNQLFKLNINRNHRGFRRAIRSKGIKFEVFHKGSFFRSDKHVGTAHLKLDKLESECEVREIIEIFDGRKPTGGKLEVKVRLREPLSGQDLQIVTENWLVLER; encoded by the exons ACACTGGAAACCATGCTGGCTGCAgtgaagaaaggcaaaaaaatcaatGAGGAAGAAGTGCCACCTCCTGTTGCAACAGGAAAGAGTTCTTCTTGTGTACCTCAAGCCATGGGAGCAGAGCTAGAGAATTCAGGAGATTCACCAGAGAATAAAGCTGAGTCTGCTGCAGATGATGAGCAGAAGGCCTCTCCTGAGGCAAGGGAGCATTTGGAATCAGAGTCTCTGCAAGGTCGTGCTGATCCTACTGTGGAAACAG atccccagcacagcagcacacgAGCAATCCTACTTATGAGGCAGAAGGAGTACAAATTAGCAGCTCTGAAAGCCAAGCAGCAAGGGGACCTGGAGAAAGCAAAGGAATACATGAAGACAGGCAAG aAATTTAATGTGGTGTTGGAAGCTTTGGACAGTGGGCAGCCAATAGACCTCCAGAATATGCCTCCATCTCCTCAGG ATCTTGAAAGCTTAGGACACGTACAAGATGCATCCAAGCAAAAAGTACCAGCTCGGGTGGGAAGTTCCCAGGATCTTGCAACACCTGAACCTCAGACCCAAGAAGCTTCAG AGTCCCTGAAGCAGCCCAAGACAGTGCTGGAAGCGCTGCAGCAGCGGCTGGAGAAgtacagagcagcagcagctcaggctaAAGCCAGCGGGGACGATCGGAAAGGCAGGATGCATGAGAGGATAGCCAAG CAATACCAGGATGCCATAAGAGCCCATAAGGCAGGgagaaaagtgaatttttctGAGCTACCTGTTCCTCCTG GATTTCCCCCTCTTCCTGGTGTTGCAGCAACGGATGGTGGCAGTACAATCGCTGCTGTTCTGGAGAGTGCTAGCAAGCTGGCAAACATGGAGGAGAatgatgaagaggaggag aATGAGCCTCTGACCCAGGCCCCAGTTGCCAAGAAGCCAACTCAGGTTGTTAAGCCAACTCCAGTTccatctgctgcagctcaggagagCTCTCCTGAGCACCTGAAACGAGCTGCATCACCCTCCACCCTGGACAAGGCAGAGTCAATGGATCATCTCCCTCCAGCTG TTAGGGAACAGCTGGAATTTCTGGAGAACAGAAAGAAGCAATATCTGAAGGCAGCCATcaaagcaaagagggagaaccACCTCGAACAGGCGAAGACATATCTCAGAACAGCGAAGGGCCTTGACCTAAAGATTGGGCAAGCAAAATCTGGCAAAACTGTTGATATTTCCAAG CTGCCATCACCTCCTACAGATGATGAGGGTGATTTTATCTTTGTACACCATGAAGATGTCAGACTGTCTCAGAAAGCAGATGAAGTTTATGCACAGCTTGTAAAATTGCTGAAGGACCAACATGAG AGGTGTTTGCAGTATTCCAAGCAATTCATGCATCTGGGAAATGTAGCAGAAACAACTCG GTTTGAGAAACTGGCACAAGGTTGTAAAAAGGATATGGAGATCCTACAACTTGCACGAGCACAAGGAATGGATCCTCCAAGCCATCACTTTGAGGAAAGAACCTTTAAAATCATAAG GATATTTTCTGATCtcaacagcacagaaatgcatCTTCTTATTGTTAGGGGGATAAACCTACCAGCCCCACCAG GTGTGTCACCAAGAGATTTGGATGCATTTGTGAAGTTTGAATTTCAGTACCCGAGTGCG GAACAACCTCAAAAGAGTAAAACACCTGTAATTAACAATAACAATTGTCCAG aGTACAACCAGCTGTTCAAGCTGAACATCAACCGGAACCACCGAGGCTTCCGACGTGCGATTCGGTCCAAAGGAATTAAATTTGAAGTGTTTCACAAAGG GTCCTTTTTCAGAAGTGACAAACATGTGGGGACAGCACACTTGAAACTGGATAAGCTGGAATCAGAATGTGAAGTTAGAGAGATCATCGAG atttttgatGGCAGAAAGCCCACTGGAGGGAAACTGGAGGTAAAAGTGAGACTCAGGGAGCCCCTCAGTGGTCAAGATCTTCAAATAGTTACAGAAAATTGGCTGGTCCTTGAACGTTAG